AGGTTGCCGACCGCGCCGCCGATGATGAGTGCGAGCGGCAGCGCGGTGCGCCAGTCGCGGCGCGGCGTGCGCACGAGCCAGAGGACGAGCGCCACGCCGATCGCCAGCGCCAGGGCGATGAAGAACCAGCGCTGCCAGCCGGAACCCGCGGCAAGAAAACTGAACGCCGCGCCGGTATTGAAGGCGAGCGTCCAGTCGAGCAGGCCGGGAATCACCGGCCGCGTGGTGCCGAGCGGCTGCAGGGCGGTGAGCGCCCAGTGCTTGCTGCCCTGGTCGAGCGCCACCACCAGCGCGGAGAGCGCCAGCC
The DNA window shown above is from Aerosticca soli and carries:
- the lspA gene encoding signal peptidase II — protein: MRMPSNALPWLALSALVVALDQGSKHWALTALQPLGTTRPVIPGLLDWTLAFNTGAAFSFLAAGSGWQRWFFIALALAIGVALVLWLVRTPRRDWRTALPLALIIGGAVGNLIDRWRLGQVTDFIHVHYRQWSYPVFNLADCAITVGAVALFVFGWRGGRTHKGVR